From the genome of Rhodospirillaceae bacterium, one region includes:
- a CDS encoding DeoR/GlpR transcriptional regulator — protein MKPVSHRQHDIVDRARHQGRVIVDDLAEHFDVTPQTIRKDLNELCDRGILQRVHGGGVLISGVTNYDYEARRVLASDEKRRIALKAASLIPDNSSLMINIGTTTEQVAHALRGKHGILVITNSINVVNTLQGAADIEVIIAGGLVRPTDGGVVGEATVDFIRQFKMDYAIVSASAIDEDGSILDYDYREVKVAQAIIENARHCILVADSTKFERSAPVRIGHISQLSSFVTDNPPPSSFAAVCKENDVDLIVVEEI, from the coding sequence ATGAAGCCTGTATCACATCGCCAACATGATATCGTAGATCGAGCCAGGCATCAGGGGCGGGTCATTGTCGATGATCTTGCCGAGCACTTTGATGTGACTCCGCAGACGATCCGCAAGGATTTAAATGAACTGTGTGACAGGGGAATTCTGCAACGTGTTCATGGCGGCGGCGTCCTTATTTCCGGTGTCACTAATTATGATTATGAGGCCAGGCGGGTATTGGCGTCAGACGAGAAGCGACGCATAGCTCTCAAGGCCGCCTCGTTAATACCCGACAACAGCTCGTTGATGATTAACATCGGCACGACGACCGAGCAAGTTGCCCATGCCCTGAGAGGCAAACACGGCATCCTCGTTATCACGAATAGTATTAATGTTGTCAATACGTTGCAAGGAGCGGCGGACATCGAAGTTATTATCGCTGGTGGACTCGTCCGTCCGACAGATGGCGGCGTTGTCGGCGAGGCAACGGTTGATTTTATTCGTCAGTTCAAAATGGATTACGCCATTGTGAGCGCCTCTGCCATTGATGAAGATGGTTCCATTCTCGACTATGATTACCGTGAAGTTAAAGTCGCCCAGGCCATCATCGAAAATGCCCGACACTGCATTCTTGTTGCCGACAGCACGAAGTTCGAACGCTCTGCTCCGGTACGCATTGGCCACATTTCCCAGCTCTCCAGTTTTGTCACGGACAATCCACCGCCATCTTCCTTTGCGGCGGTATGTAAAGAAAACGACGTCGATCTGATTGTCGTCGAAGAAATATAA
- the glpD gene encoding glycerol-3-phosphate dehydrogenase, whose translation MSKALYDIAIIGGGINGCGIARDAVGRGLSVYLAEKDDLANGTSSASTKLIHGGLRYLEYYEFRLVRESLREREVLWGMAPHIIHPLRFVLPHAKDLRPAWLIRLGLFLYDHLGGRERLPGSNFVNLRTSPVGGPLQSVFTKGFEYSDCWVDDARLVVLNAMAAADKGATIKTRNEIVSAKREGQEWRLEVDDVRTGVRSTIRSRVLINASGPWVGHVISDRIAISSTSRIRLVKGSHIIVPRMFDHDRAYIFQNPDRRIIFAIPYEHDFTLVGTTDLDYSGRPEDVIADDEEVAYLCDAIGEYFSKPISPEDVVWSYSGVRPLYDDGSSEAQEATRDFVLELDGDQENAVVLNIFGGKITTYRRLAEEVLGKLKPWLPMMKQSWTSGAVLPGGDFPIDGLSALKETLEKKYAALPSELIDRLIRTYGTRTTTLLGEATTPGDLGLHFGAGLYQCEVEYLLENEWAQTVEDILWRRSKLGLRMKSQDVTNLSSWLRGRLEG comes from the coding sequence GTGAGCAAAGCCCTTTACGATATCGCCATTATCGGTGGCGGGATCAACGGCTGTGGCATTGCCCGTGACGCTGTCGGGCGAGGTCTATCCGTCTATCTGGCGGAAAAGGATGATCTGGCCAACGGCACCTCATCGGCATCGACAAAGCTTATCCACGGTGGATTGCGTTATCTGGAGTATTATGAATTTCGTTTGGTTCGTGAGTCCCTTCGCGAACGTGAAGTTCTTTGGGGCATGGCTCCGCATATCATTCATCCGCTACGCTTTGTTTTGCCCCATGCCAAAGACCTGCGTCCGGCGTGGTTGATCAGGCTGGGCCTTTTTCTCTATGACCACCTGGGGGGGCGTGAGCGCTTACCTGGGTCCAACTTCGTCAATCTTCGCACCTCGCCCGTCGGGGGGCCTTTGCAATCGGTTTTTACCAAAGGTTTCGAATATTCCGATTGCTGGGTCGATGACGCTCGGCTTGTCGTATTAAACGCCATGGCCGCCGCCGATAAGGGAGCGACCATCAAAACCCGTAACGAAATCGTCTCGGCGAAACGTGAGGGTCAGGAATGGCGCCTGGAAGTTGACGATGTCCGGACGGGGGTGCGCTCGACCATACGCTCCCGTGTCCTGATTAATGCCAGCGGTCCCTGGGTCGGTCATGTTATTTCCGACCGTATTGCCATCAGCAGCACTTCCAGAATACGTCTGGTCAAGGGCAGCCACATTATTGTCCCGCGCATGTTTGATCATGACCGTGCTTATATATTCCAGAACCCGGACAGAAGGATCATTTTCGCGATCCCCTATGAGCATGATTTCACGTTGGTCGGCACAACCGATTTGGATTACTCCGGGCGACCGGAAGATGTGATAGCCGATGACGAGGAAGTCGCATATCTGTGTGACGCCATTGGTGAGTATTTCTCAAAGCCCATTTCGCCGGAAGACGTGGTGTGGTCCTATTCCGGCGTCCGACCGCTTTACGATGACGGATCTTCCGAAGCCCAGGAAGCGACACGGGATTTCGTTCTCGAACTGGATGGGGATCAGGAAAACGCTGTTGTACTCAATATTTTTGGTGGAAAAATAACGACCTACAGGCGTCTGGCGGAAGAGGTGCTGGGGAAACTGAAACCCTGGCTGCCGATGATGAAGCAATCCTGGACCAGCGGCGCCGTCTTGCCTGGTGGAGACTTCCCTATTGATGGGCTCAGCGCTTTGAAAGAAACATTGGAGAAAAAGTACGCCGCACTGCCCTCAGAATTAATTGACCGTCTCATACGCACCTATGGAACGCGGACAACTACGCTCCTGGGAGAGGCAACAACTCCAGGCGATCTTGGATTGCATTTTGGGGCCGGACTTTATCAATGTGAGGTCGAGTACTTATTAGAGAACGAATGGGCGCAAACAGTTGAGGACATTCTCTGGCGACGAAGCAAACTGGGGCTTAGAATGAAGAGCCAGGACGTAACAAATCTTTCATCCTGGCTAAGGGGTCGCTTGGAAGGCTAA
- the glpK gene encoding glycerol kinase GlpK produces the protein MPEYILAIDQGTTSSRAIVFDGAQTPVAVAQEEFEQHFPQSGWVEHEVEDIWQTTVSTCRDAIAKAGIGAADIAAIGITNQRETTVIWDRETGEPLHRAIVWQDRRTAEMCQELKAGGNEVMASARTGLLLDPYFSGTKAAWVLDKVDGARAAAEAGKLAFGTIDCFLLWRLSGSKIHATDATNASRTLLYDIHEGCWSQEMCDLIRVPMSMLPEVKNSADDYGVTDPDLFGGPIAVCGIAGDQQAATIGQACFKPGMMKSTYGTGCFAVLNTGVTPVASTNRLLTTIAYQLNGKPTYALEGSIFIAGAAVQWLRDGLKVIDNAAQSGELAQQADDNQEVFLVPAFVGMGAPYWDAEARGALYGITRGTGPEELARAALESVGFQTRDLLEAMKGDWSGAGSDTVLRVDGGMTASDWTMQFLSDILGAPVDRPQVQETTALGAAYLAGMHAGVYPDLEGFAKTWALEQRFLPELDAGKREQRYSGWKDAVRRTLSDT, from the coding sequence ATGCCGGAATACATTCTTGCCATTGACCAGGGGACGACATCTTCGCGTGCGATTGTTTTTGATGGCGCCCAAACGCCGGTGGCGGTAGCCCAGGAAGAGTTTGAACAGCACTTTCCCCAATCGGGTTGGGTCGAACACGAAGTGGAAGACATTTGGCAAACCACCGTTTCGACATGCCGGGACGCCATCGCCAAGGCAGGCATCGGTGCGGCGGATATCGCCGCCATCGGGATCACCAACCAACGTGAAACGACGGTGATCTGGGACCGCGAAACAGGTGAACCTCTGCATCGAGCCATCGTCTGGCAGGACCGGCGCACCGCAGAAATGTGCCAGGAATTAAAAGCCGGGGGAAACGAGGTTATGGCATCCGCCCGTACAGGGCTCTTGCTCGACCCCTATTTCTCGGGAACCAAAGCTGCCTGGGTACTCGATAAGGTCGATGGCGCTCGCGCTGCAGCGGAGGCCGGCAAACTGGCCTTCGGTACAATCGATTGTTTTCTTCTGTGGCGCTTAAGCGGCAGCAAGATCCATGCGACGGACGCGACCAACGCCAGCCGGACCTTGCTCTATGATATCCATGAAGGGTGTTGGTCGCAGGAAATGTGCGACCTGATTCGGGTGCCGATGTCGATGTTGCCAGAGGTCAAAAACAGTGCGGACGACTACGGCGTCACGGATCCCGACTTGTTCGGCGGTCCTATAGCCGTTTGCGGCATTGCCGGTGACCAGCAGGCGGCGACAATTGGTCAGGCCTGCTTCAAACCAGGAATGATGAAGTCCACTTATGGAACGGGATGTTTCGCAGTTCTCAATACCGGCGTGACCCCGGTCGCTTCCACCAACCGGCTTTTAACTACCATTGCCTATCAACTGAATGGCAAACCGACGTATGCGTTGGAAGGTTCTATCTTCATCGCCGGGGCCGCCGTGCAGTGGCTTCGCGATGGTTTGAAGGTTATCGATAATGCAGCGCAATCGGGTGAACTGGCCCAGCAAGCTGACGACAATCAGGAGGTTTTCCTGGTGCCCGCTTTCGTCGGCATGGGAGCGCCTTATTGGGATGCGGAGGCGCGCGGCGCGCTTTACGGCATTACCCGCGGTACAGGCCCTGAGGAATTGGCCCGCGCCGCTTTGGAAAGTGTGGGCTTTCAAACCCGTGATTTGCTGGAGGCCATGAAAGGCGATTGGTCGGGGGCGGGTTCTGATACCGTGCTTAGGGTCGATGGCGGAATGACCGCTTCTGACTGGACCATGCAATTTCTTTCCGACATCCTCGGCGCACCGGTCGACCGTCCGCAAGTTCAGGAAACCACCGCGCTCGGGGCGGCGTACCTTGCCGGGATGCACGCGGGTGTCTACCCCGACCTTGAGGGTTTCGCCAAGACCTGGGCACTTGAACAACGCTTCCTCCCTGAACTCGATGCCGGAAAACGCGAACAACGTTACAGCGGATGGAAAGATGCCGTTCGTCGAACGTTGAGTGATACCTAA
- a CDS encoding (Fe-S)-binding protein encodes MGAQEDIRTPTIDFMAKAHELLPGNASYDSCLACGLCSSGCPASGLYGIDPRRFIRMAMLGMNEELSNTPWIWTCTMCRRCAYVCPMNIDVSILVGYARGAWPKEKKPQGIVRSCEAQMMSQSTSAMGVMPDDFVEIIEETVEELQQEDPRFKDLQVPMDKKGATFFVNQNSREPAVEPEELGPLWKIFDYVGADWTYASKGWAAENFCMFTGDEKTWKEMVKQRVDAVNELDCKVWINTECGHSFYTMWAGVERFGLEANFEAASLISYYAQWIREGKLPVNADWNTGNIKFTIQDPCQLVRKSIGDPVADDLRYVARALVGADNVIDMQPCRSANYCCGGGGGFLQAGMNDQRRAYGKRKFDQIAVTQAEYVLTPCHNCHSQITDIGEVYGGDYRVIHFWTLICLSLGILGENERKYLGPELMEIGLP; translated from the coding sequence ATGGGCGCACAAGAAGACATCAGGACCCCGACGATCGACTTCATGGCGAAGGCTCATGAGCTTCTTCCCGGCAACGCCAGCTATGATTCTTGTCTCGCCTGCGGATTATGTTCGTCCGGTTGCCCTGCCTCTGGCTTGTATGGCATAGACCCCAGACGCTTCATCCGAATGGCCATGCTCGGCATGAACGAGGAACTTTCCAACACACCTTGGATTTGGACCTGCACCATGTGTCGGCGCTGTGCCTACGTCTGTCCGATGAACATCGACGTTTCCATTCTGGTCGGCTACGCCCGCGGGGCTTGGCCGAAGGAAAAGAAGCCACAAGGTATTGTGCGATCCTGCGAGGCCCAAATGATGTCGCAAAGCACCAGCGCCATGGGGGTGATGCCGGACGATTTCGTCGAAATTATCGAAGAAACCGTTGAAGAATTGCAGCAGGAAGATCCGCGCTTCAAGGACCTGCAAGTCCCTATGGACAAAAAAGGCGCAACCTTTTTCGTCAACCAGAATTCAAGGGAACCGGCTGTCGAGCCTGAGGAACTGGGGCCCTTGTGGAAAATTTTCGACTATGTCGGCGCGGACTGGACCTATGCCTCAAAAGGCTGGGCGGCGGAAAACTTTTGCATGTTTACGGGCGACGAGAAAACCTGGAAGGAAATGGTCAAACAGCGGGTTGATGCCGTCAACGAACTCGACTGCAAGGTCTGGATCAATACCGAATGCGGTCATTCCTTTTACACCATGTGGGCCGGGGTTGAGCGCTTTGGCTTGGAAGCCAACTTCGAGGCCGCCAGCCTGATTAGCTACTACGCCCAATGGATCAGGGAAGGAAAGCTTCCCGTCAACGCTGACTGGAACACCGGCAATATCAAATTCACAATCCAGGATCCATGCCAACTGGTTCGCAAATCCATTGGCGACCCTGTGGCCGATGATCTGCGTTATGTCGCAAGGGCACTGGTTGGGGCGGACAATGTCATCGATATGCAGCCTTGCCGCAGCGCCAACTACTGTTGTGGCGGCGGCGGCGGTTTCCTGCAAGCGGGCATGAACGATCAGCGCCGTGCCTATGGCAAACGCAAGTTCGATCAGATTGCGGTGACGCAGGCCGAGTACGTTCTCACCCCCTGTCACAACTGCCATTCCCAGATTACCGACATTGGCGAGGTCTACGGTGGCGACTATCGGGTCATCCATTTTTGGACCCTGATTTGCCTGTCGCTCGGTATTCTTGGTGAAAACGAACGCAAGTATCTGGGCCCAGAGCTAATGGAAATAGGGTTGCCATGA
- the glpA gene encoding anaerobic glycerol-3-phosphate dehydrogenase subunit A, with the protein MSTFDKEYETAVLIIGGGVTGTGIMRDLALRGFHCLLIERKDLNAGASGGNHGLLHSGGRYASTDWETAAECRIESNILKKLAPECIDDCGGLFVAVEGDDPDFAEHFPEHCAKAGIDCHSLSPAEAREKEPGLSEKIFAAYSVPDATVDPFHITLGNVNHAQQLTDSQYLPHTEAAEFEIEDGLIQSALCRDIRSGERVRIRAKQVVNATGAWAKNVARLAGCTDVDLLYAKGTLIISNSRITNGVVNRLRSPGDGDILVPGGTVSILGTTSDRVDSPEGLRPTVDEVDHILNEGIPMLPGLQNTRFIRAFCGVRPLLQSSEAGADGRKASRGFRLFNHEDQGLSNFASLVGGKLTTYRLMAEKTGDLVAFRMGKDVPCKTASEPLPAGDSVRWTEPGYAPRYWYQRNDPSDAILCECEMVPRSAIDEIVETAPGAESHMTLRAIALRSRVGKGACQGSFCAARVSSYLYDRGVYEGIEGHEHMRDFVAERFKGVRPVLWDKQMPQMELAEAIHCGLLGLDLEKDDESGSAT; encoded by the coding sequence ATGAGCACGTTCGATAAAGAATACGAGACCGCGGTCCTGATCATCGGTGGTGGTGTCACCGGAACGGGCATCATGCGCGATTTGGCGTTGCGTGGTTTCCACTGCCTGCTGATTGAACGCAAAGACCTGAATGCCGGAGCGTCGGGCGGCAATCATGGCCTTCTGCACAGCGGTGGGCGTTACGCCTCGACGGACTGGGAGACCGCCGCCGAATGCCGGATCGAAAGTAACATACTCAAAAAACTGGCTCCGGAATGTATTGATGATTGTGGCGGGCTGTTCGTCGCCGTCGAGGGTGACGACCCGGACTTTGCTGAGCATTTCCCCGAACACTGCGCCAAGGCGGGCATCGATTGTCACTCGCTAAGCCCCGCCGAAGCCAGGGAAAAGGAACCCGGCCTGTCAGAAAAAATATTCGCCGCCTACAGTGTGCCGGACGCCACCGTTGATCCGTTCCACATCACACTTGGAAACGTCAATCATGCTCAACAACTGACAGATAGTCAGTACCTGCCTCACACAGAGGCCGCTGAATTTGAAATAGAAGATGGATTGATCCAGAGCGCCTTGTGTCGCGATATTCGTTCAGGTGAGAGAGTGCGCATTCGCGCCAAACAGGTGGTCAATGCGACAGGGGCCTGGGCGAAGAATGTGGCTCGACTGGCAGGCTGCACGGATGTTGATCTTCTGTACGCCAAAGGCACCCTGATCATCAGCAATTCGCGAATCACCAACGGCGTCGTCAACCGCCTGCGCTCACCGGGAGATGGCGACATTCTGGTGCCCGGCGGCACCGTCTCTATTTTGGGGACGACATCTGACAGGGTCGATAGCCCTGAAGGATTGCGGCCAACCGTGGATGAGGTTGATCATATCCTGAATGAAGGCATTCCCATGTTGCCCGGTCTGCAAAATACGCGTTTCATCCGCGCCTTTTGCGGCGTGCGCCCACTGCTGCAATCATCGGAGGCGGGAGCCGACGGCCGCAAAGCGAGCCGCGGTTTCAGGCTTTTTAATCACGAGGATCAGGGCTTGAGCAATTTCGCCTCTCTTGTCGGCGGCAAGCTGACGACATATCGGCTGATGGCGGAAAAAACCGGCGACCTTGTGGCGTTCCGCATGGGCAAGGATGTCCCATGCAAGACGGCGAGCGAGCCTCTGCCTGCGGGTGACAGCGTGCGCTGGACCGAACCCGGATATGCGCCACGCTACTGGTATCAGCGCAACGACCCTAGCGACGCCATCTTGTGTGAATGTGAAATGGTGCCGCGCTCGGCGATTGATGAAATAGTCGAAACGGCGCCCGGAGCAGAAAGTCATATGACCCTGCGCGCCATCGCACTGCGTTCACGCGTCGGCAAAGGTGCTTGTCAGGGCTCGTTCTGTGCCGCGCGGGTTTCTTCATACCTTTATGACCGGGGCGTCTATGAGGGAATTGAAGGACACGAGCACATGCGCGATTTCGTGGCCGAAAGGTTTAAGGGTGTGCGCCCAGTCTTGTGGGACAAACAGATGCCGCAGATGGAACTGGCGGAGGCCATCCATTGTGGGCTTCTGGGACTCGACCTTGAAAAGGACGACGAGTCCGGGTCAGCAACATGA
- the glpB gene encoding glycerol-3-phosphate dehydrogenase subunit GlpB: MKRQLRDHSTQLTVIGSGLAGFAASIFALDRGLATAQIGNTGAVAYTSGYLDLLGCEAGSILDDPWQGLAALRRNEPNHPLSRIGDETIREAYSLFIKTLSDMGLDYSQPGDTNVKALLPGGVVKPTFSIPKTMLAGVEAAQNKTPTLIVDFTGLQGFSAKEMVANLSPSWPDIRAETLTFPDMESGAPIYAEVMARALEVAANRKLLAERLKAVLGNAKAVGLPAILGIHASSAVHAHMEELIDVTLFEIPTMPPAVPGIRLRELFEGILPTKGLMLVPQHKTNRIDLDEDGVVVYLEDSFGEIVIRSQAAILATGRFLSGGLSADRNCVREPLVGIPVTQPECRNAWHSPDYFDPNGHPINRSGIEVDDHYRPLKAEGRPVSERLFAAGVVLAHQDWVRQRCGASVAITSAYKAVEAVTNILNRKP, encoded by the coding sequence ATGAAACGGCAATTAAGAGATCACAGCACCCAGTTGACGGTGATCGGTTCGGGACTTGCAGGGTTCGCCGCCAGCATATTCGCGCTCGATCGTGGCCTTGCGACGGCGCAGATCGGAAATACCGGGGCGGTTGCCTACACCAGCGGTTACCTCGATCTGCTCGGTTGTGAGGCAGGCAGTATTTTGGATGATCCTTGGCAGGGTCTGGCGGCGTTGCGCCGGAACGAACCTAACCATCCGTTGTCTCGAATTGGCGATGAGACAATCCGTGAGGCTTATTCTTTGTTCATTAAGACACTCAGCGATATGGGCCTCGACTACAGCCAACCCGGCGATACCAACGTGAAGGCCTTATTGCCGGGTGGCGTCGTCAAGCCGACGTTCTCGATCCCGAAAACCATGCTTGCGGGTGTCGAAGCCGCGCAAAACAAAACACCAACTTTGATTGTCGATTTCACGGGTTTGCAGGGCTTCAGTGCAAAAGAGATGGTGGCGAACCTTTCTCCCTCCTGGCCGGATATTCGTGCTGAGACCCTGACCTTTCCGGACATGGAAAGCGGTGCGCCGATTTATGCTGAGGTCATGGCCCGCGCCCTTGAAGTCGCGGCGAACCGAAAGCTTTTGGCAGAACGCCTCAAGGCGGTTCTCGGCAATGCCAAAGCCGTTGGTCTTCCAGCTATTCTGGGTATTCATGCCTCCAGCGCCGTGCACGCGCATATGGAGGAACTCATCGATGTGACGTTGTTCGAAATTCCGACCATGCCGCCGGCCGTGCCGGGCATTCGTCTTCGGGAATTGTTTGAAGGAATACTGCCAACAAAGGGCCTGATGCTGGTGCCGCAACATAAAACCAACCGGATTGACCTCGATGAAGACGGCGTCGTTGTTTATCTGGAAGACAGTTTTGGCGAGATTGTCATTCGTTCACAGGCCGCCATACTCGCCACCGGCCGGTTCCTGTCCGGTGGACTTTCTGCCGATCGCAATTGTGTTCGCGAACCTCTGGTGGGCATTCCGGTAACCCAACCGGAATGCCGCAACGCCTGGCACAGCCCCGATTATTTCGATCCGAACGGGCACCCGATCAATCGCTCAGGCATTGAAGTTGATGACCACTATCGACCGCTAAAGGCAGAAGGGCGCCCTGTCAGCGAACGCCTGTTCGCCGCCGGTGTCGTACTGGCGCATCAGGACTGGGTCCGGCAGCGTTGCGGCGCCAGCGTCGCCATCACCAGCGCCTATAAAGCGGTAGAAGCGGTGACGAATATCCTGAATCGGAAACCTTGA